One Streptomyces formicae genomic window, TCCGGCTGAAGGACCTGCCCGCGCGCCACTTCGGTCCACCCGCACCGACCACCTCGGGCGCGGGTCGCTAGACGGCGGCGGGCGGAGGACGCCGGACCTCCGCCCGCCGTCTTGCTCCATAGCGGCTCCATAGCCGCTCCATAGCCGCGCCATCGCGACCCCATGATTCCATCGCTCCATTGCTCCGATGATCCTCAGTTCCGTCGTTCGCCTGTTCGTCAGTTCGTCTGTTCTTTGAGCCATGGCAGGAGGCAGCCGTGTCCACAACCGCGCTCTCTACTTCTTCCGTCGGGACGCCACTGGTCGGGGTCTGGCTCATCGGTGCGCGCGGCTCGGTCGCGACCACGACCGTCGCGGGCTGCGCGGCACTGGCGGCCGGACTGCACGCGCCGACCGGCATGGTCACCGAGACGCCTCCCTTCACGGACTGCGGACTGCCAACGTTGTCCTCGCTCGTCTTCGGCGGCCACGACACCACGAGCTGCCCCCTGCCCAAACGCGCCGAGGAACTGGCCGCGGGCGGCGTCCTGCCCTACGACCTCCCCTCCGCGGTCCGCGCCGAACTGACCGCCGCCGACGCCGAGATACGCCCCGGCGGCCCCCTGCCCGGCGACACCCGCACCGACGACGAGCTGATCGACTCCTTCGCCGCGGACCTGCGCGGCTTCGTACGCCGCCGGGGCCTGGCCCGCGCGGTCGTGGTGAACGTCGCCTCGACGGAACCCCTCCCCGCCGACGGCGACCCACGCCTGCCCGCCAGCTCCCTCTACGCCGCGGCCGCACTCCGGGCCGGTTGTCCCTACGTGAACTTCACCCCCTCGTCCGGTCTGCACCACCCCTCTCTCGCCGAGGCCACCCGCGCCTCCGCCCTGCCCCACGCGGGCCGTGACGGCAAGACGGGACAGACCCTGCTGCGCTCCGTGCTCGGCCCGATGTTCGCCCAGCGCGCGCTGGCCGTACGGGCCTGGTCCGGCACCAACCTCCTCGGCGGCGGCGACGGCGCCGCCCTCGCCGACCCGGCCGCCGCCGCCGCG contains:
- a CDS encoding inositol-3-phosphate synthase gives rise to the protein MSTTALSTSSVGTPLVGVWLIGARGSVATTTVAGCAALAAGLHAPTGMVTETPPFTDCGLPTLSSLVFGGHDTTSCPLPKRAEELAAGGVLPYDLPSAVRAELTAADAEIRPGGPLPGDTRTDDELIDSFAADLRGFVRRRGLARAVVVNVASTEPLPADGDPRLPASSLYAAAALRAGCPYVNFTPSSGLHHPSLAEATRASALPHAGRDGKTGQTLLRSVLGPMFAQRALAVRAWSGTNLLGGGDGAALADPAAAAAKNAGKERVLADTLGTTPEGAVHIDDVPSLGDWKTAWDHIAFDGFLGTRMVLQTTWQGCDSALAAPLILDLARLTSRAHERGLRGPLPSLAFYFKDPDDGSPAALGEQYGQLLDLAQRLRETR